A region of Anopheles merus strain MAF chromosome 2R, AmerM5.1, whole genome shotgun sequence DNA encodes the following proteins:
- the LOC121589139 gene encoding uncharacterized protein LOC121589139: MDTQRVALKLSDISPKFTEETLDEIVRCAGGKRCTGWKIPETNFTKGDAYLSELYRIQLTGEPAEPGRDEPLVVNVVVKTIPKNVGRRNTFRSADFFRNEANFYNVVLKELYRFQDARKPANPFKDINPCYVAYTDGVNDFVAMEDLGQYGYKTASRAEGVGLEECKRCMRSLGRFHALSLAMKEQEPDRFHEIAQQHVEETYYSARLKSWYNNFLQVQIDIARDAMAREYPGTELERTMEKFFDCDLYDHMVYLTHTRNQNSVINHGDCWMPNFLFHDSTPAMRMIDFQLARYCSPALDIAFFVYSCTSQALRDAHYQDLLGAYHGGLAEMLRDLGSDPDTVFPRAELEKEMRQYARFGCGMGIESIPFSLLDESEVPDLDKITGEQAVPIEQLWILRPIASQAGRRRLADMFRHATDMGYLN, translated from the exons ATGGACACGCAGCGGGTGGCACTGAAGCTGAGCGACATTTCGCCAAAGTTCACGGAGGAAACGCTGGACGAGATAGTGCGGTGTGCGGGCGGGAAGCGCTGCACGGGCTGGAAGATACCGGAAACCAACTTCACCAAGGGTGACGCGTACCTGAGCGAGCTGTACCGCATCCAGCTGACCGGGGAGCCGGCCGAACCGGGCCGGGACGAACCGCTGGTGGTGAATGTGGTCGTGAAAACGATCCCGAAAAATGTGGGCCGCCGGAACACGTTCCGGTCGGCGGACTTTTTCCGCAACGAGGCCAACTTTTACAACGTGGTGCTGAAGGAGCTGTACCGCTTTCAGGACGCGCGCAAACCGGCCAACCCGTTCAAGGACATTAACCC ATGCTACGTGGCGTACACGGACGGGGTGAACGATTTCGTCGCAATGGAAGACCTTGGTCAGTACGGGTACAAGACGGCTTCGAG AGCCGAAGGTGTCGGACTGGAGGAGTGCAAGCGTTGCATGCGCTCGCTCGGCCGCTTCCATGCCCTGTCGCTAGCGATGAAGGAACAGGAACCGGACCGCTTTCACGAGATCGCCCAGCAGCACGTGGAGGAAACGTACTACAGTGCCCGGCTCAAGTCGTGGTACAACAACTTCCTGCAGGTGCAGATCGATATTGCGCGCGACGCGATGGCGCGCGAATATCCCGGCACCGAGCTGGAGCGCACGATGGAGAAGTTTTTCGACTGCGACCTGTACGACCACATGGTGTACCTGACGCACACGCGCAACCAGAACTCGGTCATCAACCACGGCGATTGCTGGATGCCGAACTTTCTGTTCCACGACAGCACGCCGGCGATGCGCATGATCGACTTTCAGCTCGCCCGCTACTGCTCGCCCGCGCTCGACATTGCGTTCTTCGTGTACTCCTGCACCAGCCAGGCGTTGCGCGACGCGCACTATCAGGATCTGCTCGGCGCGTACCACGGCGGGCTGGCGGAGATGCTGCGCGATCTCGGCTCCGATCCGGACACGGTCTTCCCGCGCGCCGAGCTGGAGAAGGAGATGCGCCAGTACGCCCGGTTCGGGTGCGGTATGGGCATCGAGTCGATACCGTTCTCGCTGCTGGACGAATCGGAGGTGCCCGATCTGGACAAGATCACGGGCGAGCAGGCGGTCCCGATCGAGCAGCTCTGGATCCTGCGCCCGATTGCCAGCCAGGCCGGGCGGCGGCGATTGGCGGATATGTTCCGCCATGCGACCGATATGGGCTATTTGAATTAG
- the LOC121588409 gene encoding myb-binding protein 1A, with the protein MKEQSGRKAGMLMDKTVFGYFKHFVSDDDEARVKGACGLIEFLCNGQKNKPHNGTDDAEEESVVPKTAETAYALKRLVRGVGSMQNDSRIGFFTALVGLLERLRGREDECPSVTELFTLVKSELTESELGEGEEEKHKTPLELRIGKILVCGAIIKSGLIDDASELELQTVLKTLKKDMYKMLVPLVYTFLNELANRLEASKFSKVFWPVFEPVLNVPKEKHTIDSAFFLLQLSTGPHKKLINQKYFERNFSAPKLLHEHNFPFLAQLLFGIGSTMGINHPFYECLLRELNKQNTLVPFWRDAIVPVLEQENRSSKPKHRDIIVLRLVVSVFNLLEDGTLVPEVLQPAFVKFLVNNLKNRNKYSEDVRNLYQEVCAALLQTYPKMQDESARLETLRRLMHAPGSVLIEKYANCKLLHNLLTTLSAESLRTVGSELKATILDEAGTGTNGERSYAAYMLQRLLSLRQLTTQSDDKGQAEGWHQEVVKFLLTLGVFYSADGVSVLKASKQDKALSAELAKTMRGLFFSSLQHRHPKLSVERAFLLSIVRHVDEVMRAHGTKCLRSALTDEQMSCWNKMFATVTSESSPVGKKQKSKKRPSIGDAAETQCDTVFHILLMHMGLHLFSDPEVACSSIEELECVMKRIEEKAKQRRQGSNGDANAGSKKKRASELTIELEPAEPEWIEVVVDLFLNLLSQNSHLLRNVIAHLFPHLSSEITLPALNQILSVINLKDKSNPLTVPGDEDESEAEEVEDDENGSSDSGEEEDEEEEDEEESVKKHAANGDGNEEDDEEDDEDDDEDIMGDEEEEDNITDTMRAAIQTALGGANPETDTESVDLDEMDEEQGRRLDQALTAAFRAFRKKQSARKRKGPTKAEKQMDIVLTHFRMRVLDLVDAYLKHEPDMLLCLELMLYIFEMLPVALREESKYESILTRYRQIFTTLNRIKKFKRDAEDVRPEQLEQILRDLIEKVAKGAAFPERNEYLLKACQFIVICSQVLGKEAAAGGASGPNAVDRMFGELLEEFITNRNPSLAFSAFQSLFQMQWSGVWHLTGKLVHGGLQVGTVRAIRRIQTLQLLRELLRNRRLLNADQARAAGELRTICSDGIAPYVAQLEAAVVAGDRTIGQNELYELLLVLSEVHHLPSHLAAAPSVAGSNGKKVAKNQQQSLLNWETIGTQIQSMRLFALNAQTMATYRQFCNRWHLKPISNDGLPLLKENGLNAVEATNDEKLTTNGAGGGTNVSKKGKGKKQKTTNGEEDEEEEKEEEDAPHLLNGHSANDDSSAAEEETDERGGKAKRKQKKGKATNGHSAANGNAQEEEQHNDENGEERMEVTEEPTNRKRKNDKILQNGAASEDGVSSKMEKRRRKEALLQAASEGMEEFSFARAIQIE; encoded by the exons ATGAAGGAGCAATCCGGCCGCAAGGCTGGCATGCTGATGGACAAAACGGTATTCGGCTACTTTAAGCATTTCGTCAGTGACGACGATGAGGCGCGGGTGAAAGGCGCCTGCGGGTTGATCGAGTTTCTGTGCAACGGCCAGAAAAACAAGCCTCACAACGGTACCGACGATGCCGAGGAAGAATCCGTTGTTCCT AAAACGGCCGAAACTGCATACGCACTGAAGCGCTTGGTCCGCGGCGTAGGTTCGATGCAAAACGACTCGCGCATCGGTTTCTTCACCGCGCTCGTAGGGCTGCTGGAACGATTGCGCGGCAGGGAGGATGAATGCCCGTCGGTGACGGAACTGTTTACGTTGGTTAAATCGGAACTCACCGAGTCCGAGCTTGGGGAAGGGGAGGAAGAAAAGCATAAAACTCCACTCGAGCTGCGCATCGGAAAGATTCTCGTTTGCGGTGCCATTATAAAGTCGGGCCTGATCGACGATGCGTCCGAGCTGGAGCTGCAAACGGTGCTGAAAACGCTGAAGAAGGACATGTACAAAATGCTCGTACCGCTGGTGTACACGTTTCTGAACGAGCTGGCCAACCGGCTCGAGGCGTCCAAGTTTTCCAAAGTGTTCTGGCCCGTGTTCGAGCCGGTGCTGAACGTGCCGAAGGAAAAGCACACCATCGATTCGGCGTTCTTTCTGCTGCAGCTGTCCACCGGGCCGCACAAGAAGCTGATCAATCAAAAGTACTTCGAGCGCAACTTCAGTGCCCCGAAGCTGCTGCAcgagcataactttcccttCCTGGCGCAGCTGCTGTTCGGCATTGGCAGCACGATGGGGATCAATCACCCGTTCTACGAGTGTCTGCTGCGGGAGCTGAACAAGCAAAATACGCTGGTGCCGTTCTGGCGTGACGCTATCGTGCCCGTGTTGGAGCAGGAGAACCGAAGCTCCAAGCCGAAGCACCGCGACATCATCGTGCTACGGTTGGTGGTATCGGTTTTCAACCTGCTGGAAGATGGCACCCTCGTGCCGGAAGTGTTGCAGCCAGCGTTTGTAAAGTTTCTCGTCAACAATCtgaaaaatcgaaacaaatACAGCGAGGACGTGCGCAACCTGTACCAGGAAGTGTGCGCCGCACTGCTGCAAACCTATCCCAAGATGCAGGACGAAAGCGCTCGGCTGGAAACGCTGCGCCGTCTGATGCATGCCCCGGGGAGTGTTCTGATCGAGAAGTACGCGAATTGCAAGCTGCTGCACAATCTGCTCACCACACTGTCGGCGGAAAGCTTACGCACCGTGGGGAGTGAACTGAAGGCGACCATACTGGATGAGGCGGGGACGGGCACGAACGGGGAGCGGTCGTACGCTGCCTACATGCTGCAGCGGTTGCTCTCCCTCCGTCAGCTGACCACACAATCGGATGACAAAGGACAGGCGGAGGGGTGGCACCAGGAGGTGGTAAAGTTTTTGCTCACGCTCGGCGTGTTTTACTCCGCGGACGGGGTAAGTGTGCTGAAGGCTTCCAAGCAGGACAAAGCACTCTCAGCCGAGCTGGCGAAGACGATGCGCGGACTGTTCTTCAGCTCGCTTCAACACCGCCATCCGAAGCTGTCGGTCGAGCGCGCCTTCCTGCTCTCGATCGTACGCCACGTGGACGAGGTGATGCGTGCGCACGGGACGAAGTGTCTGCGCAGCGCGCTGACCGACGAGCAGATGTCCTGCTGGAATAAGATGTTTGCTACGGTGACGAGCGAATCGTCGCCGGTCggcaagaagcaaaaaagcaaaaaacgccCATCCATAGGCGACGCAGCGGAAACGCAATGCGACACGGTGTTTCACATACTGCTGATGCACATGGGGCTGCATCTGTTTAGCGATCCGGAAGTAGCGTGCAGCTCCATCGAGGAGCTCGAGTGCGTGATGAAGCGCATCGAGGAGAAGGCCAAGCAGCGGCGCCAGGGTAGCAATGGGGATGCCAACGCTGGCAGTAAGAAGAAGAGGGCCAGCGAGTTGACGATCGAGCTGGAACCGGCCGAACCCGAGTGGATCGAGGTAGTGGTGGATCTGTTCCTGAATCTGCTTTCGCAAAATTCGCACCTGCTGCGCAACGTGATTGCGCACCTGTTTCCGCATCTGTCGAGCGAGATAACGCTTCCGGCGCTCAATCAAATTCTGTCGGTGATCAACCTGAAGGACAAATCGAACCCACTGACGGTACCGGGTGATGAGGATGAAAGCGAGGCGGAAGAGGTGGAGGACGATGAGAATGGTTCCTCGGACAGTGGCGaggaagaagacgaagaagaggaagatgAGGAGGAAAGCGTAAAGAAGCACGCAGCAAACGGGGATGGCAATGAGGAGGATGACGAGGAAGACgatgaggacgacgacgaggacatAATGGgagacgaggaggaggaagacaACATTACGGACACCATGCGGGCAGCGATACAGACGGCACTGGGTGGAGCGAATCCGGAAACCGACACCGAATCGGTAGATCTGGACGAAATGGACGAGGAGCAGGGACGTCGGCTGGATCAAGCGCTAACGGCAGCGTTCCGGGCGTTCCGCAAGAAGCAATCCGCACGCAAGCGAAAGGGACCGACGAAGGCGGAAAAGCAGATGGACATCGTGCTGACGCACTTCCGGATGCGCGTGCTCGACCTGGTCGATGCGTACCTCAAGCACGAACCGGACATGCTGCTCTGCCTCGAGCTGATGCTGTACATCTTCGAAATGCTGCCGGTGGCCTTGCGCGAGGAGTCCAAGTACGAGTCGATTCTGACGCGCTACCGACAGATCTTCACCACGCTGAACCGCATCAAGAAGTTCAAACGGGACGCGGAGGACGTGCGGCCGGAGCAGCTGGAACAGATACTGCGCGATTTGATCGAGAAGGTCGCTAAGGGTGCCGCCTTCCCGGAGCGCAACGAGTACCTGCTGAAGGCGTGCCAGTTCATCGTCATCTGCAGCCAGGTGTTGGGCAAGGAGGCGGCAGCCGGTGGTGCCAGTGGTCCCAACGCGGTGGACAGAATGTTCGGCGAGCTGCTGGAAGAGTTCATCACAAACCGCAACCCGTCGCTGGCGTTCAGCGCGTTTCAGAGCCTGTTCCAGATGCAGTGGAGCGGCGTGTGGCACCTGACCGGTAAGCTGGTGCACGGTGGGCTGCAGGTAGGCACGGTACGTGCGATTCGCCGAATACAGACACTGCAGTTGCTGCGAGAGCTGTTGCGGAATCGCCGACTGCTGAACGCGGATCAGGCCCGCGCGGCCGGTGAGCTGCGGACGATCTGTTCCGACGGGATCGCACCGTACGTGGCGCAACTGGAGGCTGCAGTTGTCGCTGGCGATCGCACCATCGGACAGAATGAACtgtacgagctgctgctggtgctcaGCGAAGTGCATCATCTTCCATCGCATCTAGCAGCAGCCCCATCCGTTGCCGGTAGCAACGGCAAGAAAGTGGCCAAAAATCAGCAACAGTCTCTGCTAAATTGGGAAACAATCGGCACCCAGATACAGTCGATGCGCCTATTCGCCCTTAACGCGCAAACGATGGCCACCTATCGGCAGTTCTGTAACCGTTGGCATCTGAAGCCGATCAGCAACGATGGACTGCCGTTGCTGAAGGAGAACGGGCTGAATGCGGTGGAAGCGACAAACGACGAAAAGCTTACCACAAACGGTGCTGGTGGCGGCACCAACGTGTCTAAAAAGGGTAAGggcaaaaaacagaaaacaacgaACGGtgaggaggacgaggaagaggagaaggaggaagaGGATGCTCCACACCTGCTGAACGGCCACAGTGCAAACGACGATAGTAGTGCAGCTGAAGAGGAAACTGACGAACGTGGGGGTAAGGCGAAGCGCAAGCAAAAGAAGGGCAAGGCGACAAACGGCCATAGTGCTGCCAATGGAAACGCGCAAGAAGAGGAGCAGCACAATGATGAGAACGGCGAGGAAAGGATGGAAGTCACTGAAGAGCCAACCAACCGGAAGCGCAAGAACGACAAGATATTGCAGAATGGTGCGGCCAGCGAAGACGGCGTATCGTCTAAGATGGAAAAGCGACGGCGAAAGGAGGCCTTGTTGCAGGCCGCTTCCGAAGGCATGGAAGAATTTTCGTTTGCGAGGGCTATACAGATAGAGTAA
- the LOC121588905 gene encoding eukaryotic translation initiation factor 4H-like isoform X2 produces MAGRGTHDNNRYGDRARKPLPTEPPYLAYVGNLPNGVVQGDINAIFKEYAVKSVRLVKDKETDVFKGFCYVEFDTLEDLEKVLQLDGMIVLNDRPEPLRIDVAEQKKNDRGGFNRRGGQQNRGGPGGPGNGGGGGGGGGFNRGGPNQMNNRPIGSGGGGGVGGSGGGGGSGDRAPNRGRYGNFGDERDGGGRDEWSRDNDRDGGRDGRGGAGGGRYNDRDNYGRDDGNRYGNYGRNNQYRDNERRKDGAPSNYPPPSNPNLNMEERPRLKLAPRSTNAPLNALAETKQSAAIFGNARPREEKLGGPETGRKHANSVGSEGSSADGGGSGGGGGNSASSSATGADN; encoded by the exons ATGGCAGGCAGAGGTACACACGATAATAATAG ATATGGAGATCGGGCCCGTAAACCGCTCCCGACGGAACCACCGTACCTTGCGTACGTCGGCAACCTTCCCAACGGGGTCGTGCAGGGCGACATTAACGCCATCTTCAAAGAGTACGCGGTGAAGAGCGTGCGTCTAGTGAAGGACAAGGAAACGGACGTATTCAAAGGCTTTTGCTACGTCGAATTCGATACTCTCGAGGATTTGGAGAAGGTGCTCCAGCTAGATGGCATGATAGTGCTGAACGATCGACCGGAACCGCTGCGGATTGATGTGGCCGAGCAAAAGAAGAACGACCG TGGAGGTTTTAACAGGCGCGGTGGTCAACAGAATCGTGGCGGACCCGGTGGACCAGGcaatggtggtggcggcggcggcggtggcggtttCAACCGTGGCGGACCTAACCAGATGAATAATCGGCCGAtcggcagtggtggtggtggtggcgtcggcggcagcggcggcggcggcggaagTGGTG ACCGGGCACCGAACCGAGGGAGGTACGGAAACTTTGGCGACGAGCGGGATGGTGGTGGTCGCGACGAATGGAGCCGCGATAACGATCGCGATGGAGGCCGGGATGGGCGTGGCGGTGCTGGCGGTGGTCGCTACAACGATCGCGACAACTACGGTCGCGACGATGGCAATAGGTACGGCAATTATGGTCGTAATAATCAATACCGAGACAACGAGCGAAGAAAAGACGGTGCGCCGTCCAACTACCCGCCACCCTCCAACCCCAATCTCAACATGGAGGAACGGCCCCGGCTGAAGCTGGCCCCGCGCTCGACGAACGCGCCGCTGAACGCGCTGGCAGAAACGAAGCAATCGGCCGCCATCTTCGGCAACGCGCGGCCACGCGAGGAGAAGCTCGGCGGTCCGGAAACTGGGCGGAAGCACGCGAACAGCGTCGGCAGCGAGGGCAGCAGTGCGGACGGTggtggcagcggcggcggcggtggcaacAGTGCATCCTCCAGCGCAACGGGGGCCGATAATTAA
- the LOC121588905 gene encoding eukaryotic translation initiation factor 4H-like isoform X1, whose amino-acid sequence MAGRGTHDNNRYGDRARKPLPTEPPYLAYVGNLPNGVVQGDINAIFKEYAVKSVRLVKDKETDVFKGFCYVEFDTLEDLEKVLQLDGMIVLNDRPEPLRIDVAEQKKNDRGGFNRRGGQQNRGGPGGPGNGGGGGGGGGFNRGGPNQMNNRPIGSGGGGGVGGSGGGGGSGGMDRNYSNDYSRNDYDRNRGGRPNNYNDRAPNRGRYGNFGDERDGGGRDEWSRDNDRDGGRDGRGGAGGGRYNDRDNYGRDDGNRYGNYGRNNQYRDNERRKDGAPSNYPPPSNPNLNMEERPRLKLAPRSTNAPLNALAETKQSAAIFGNARPREEKLGGPETGRKHANSVGSEGSSADGGGSGGGGGNSASSSATGADN is encoded by the exons ATGGCAGGCAGAGGTACACACGATAATAATAG ATATGGAGATCGGGCCCGTAAACCGCTCCCGACGGAACCACCGTACCTTGCGTACGTCGGCAACCTTCCCAACGGGGTCGTGCAGGGCGACATTAACGCCATCTTCAAAGAGTACGCGGTGAAGAGCGTGCGTCTAGTGAAGGACAAGGAAACGGACGTATTCAAAGGCTTTTGCTACGTCGAATTCGATACTCTCGAGGATTTGGAGAAGGTGCTCCAGCTAGATGGCATGATAGTGCTGAACGATCGACCGGAACCGCTGCGGATTGATGTGGCCGAGCAAAAGAAGAACGACCG TGGAGGTTTTAACAGGCGCGGTGGTCAACAGAATCGTGGCGGACCCGGTGGACCAGGcaatggtggtggcggcggcggcggtggcggtttCAACCGTGGCGGACCTAACCAGATGAATAATCGGCCGAtcggcagtggtggtggtggtggcgtcggcggcagcggcggcggcggcggaagTGGTGGTATGGATAGAAATTATAGTAACGATTACTCCCGAAACGATTACGATAGAAACCGCGGTGGACGTCCAAATAACTATAATG ACCGGGCACCGAACCGAGGGAGGTACGGAAACTTTGGCGACGAGCGGGATGGTGGTGGTCGCGACGAATGGAGCCGCGATAACGATCGCGATGGAGGCCGGGATGGGCGTGGCGGTGCTGGCGGTGGTCGCTACAACGATCGCGACAACTACGGTCGCGACGATGGCAATAGGTACGGCAATTATGGTCGTAATAATCAATACCGAGACAACGAGCGAAGAAAAGACGGTGCGCCGTCCAACTACCCGCCACCCTCCAACCCCAATCTCAACATGGAGGAACGGCCCCGGCTGAAGCTGGCCCCGCGCTCGACGAACGCGCCGCTGAACGCGCTGGCAGAAACGAAGCAATCGGCCGCCATCTTCGGCAACGCGCGGCCACGCGAGGAGAAGCTCGGCGGTCCGGAAACTGGGCGGAAGCACGCGAACAGCGTCGGCAGCGAGGGCAGCAGTGCGGACGGTggtggcagcggcggcggcggtggcaacAGTGCATCCTCCAGCGCAACGGGGGCCGATAATTAA
- the LOC121589140 gene encoding uncharacterized protein LOC121589140 codes for MARFHALSFAMKQQDPQAFERIVSQLEETYYSAALEPWHGPFMQRIVTICKEALEIECTQSPDRYTANFRRDAQAFLNSPIYGMMVELANTRNRYAVITHGDCWLPNFLFRPDQVRMIDFQMVRCASPVLDLVLFVYCCTDQALRDTHYDQLLSAYYHAFAELLAELGTDPQATFPASVLAGELRQFGRFGCGIAVESIPLAQLDESDVPDLDRLEGTEPVPLDQILTVRSIGTQYGRRRLVDVLRHAYDRGYL; via the coding sequence ATGGCACGCTTTCACGCCCTCTCGTTCGCGATGAAACAGCAGGACCCCCAGGCATTCGAGCGTATCGTCAGCCAGCTCGAGGAAACGTACTACAGTGCGGCGCTAGAACCGTGGCACGGCCCGTTCATGCAGCGGATCGTGACCATCTGCAAGGAAGCGCTGGAGATCGAGTGCACGCAAAGTCCCGACCGATACACGGCGAACTTTAGGCGCGACGCCCAGGCATTCCTGAACAGCCCGATCTACGGCATGATGGTGGAGCTAGCAAACACCCGCAACCGGTACGCGGTCATCACGCACGGCGACTGTTGGCTGCCCAACTTCCTCTTCCGCCCGGACCAGGTGCGCATGATCGACTTCCAGATGGTGCGGTGCGCCTCGCCCGTGCTCGATCTCGTCCTGTTTGTGTACTGCTGTACCGATCAGGCGCTACGGGACACACACTACGATCAGTTGCTGAGCGCGTACTATCACGCGTTCGCCGAACTGTTGGCCGAGCTCGGCACGGATCCGCAGGCGACGTTTCCCGCCAGCGTGCTTGCGGGCGAGCTGCGACAGTTCGGCCGGTTCGGGTGCGGGATTGCGGTCGAGTCGATTCCGCTGGCCCAGCTGGACGAGTCGGATGTGCCGGATCTGGACCGCCTGGAGGGTACGGAACCGGTACCGCTCGATCAAATACTGACGGTCCGAAGCATCGGGACGCAGTACGGCAGGCGCCGGCTGGTGGACGTGCTGCGCCACGCGTACGATCGTGGCTATTTATGA
- the LOC121588410 gene encoding probable 28S ribosomal protein S6, mitochondrial gives MPTYELSVILRQMSRPDMVATLKRTATAIFDKGGIIRKLDNLGTKPLPFKTSAHGLVHRTGSYFVFKFDTPPAAIDDLDEEYGRDVDIIRKRIYRADVSQQEEITCTLHEELLPPAYRKDVQKMIATAERNKTKKVFQYNTGLDYYPFQK, from the exons ATGCCTACGTACGAGCTGTCCGTCATTCTGCGGCAAATGTCCCGG CCCGATATGGTCGCCACGCTGAAACGGACCGCAACTGCTATCTTCGACAAAGGCGGCATCATACGAAAGCTGGATAATTTGGGCACCAAGCCACTGCCATTCAAAACCAGCGCCCACGGTCTAGTGCATCGGACGGGGTCGTACTTTGTGTTCAAATTCGACACACCACCGGCCGCCATCGACGATCTGGACGAGGAGTATGGGCGCGATGTGGACATCATACGCAAGCGAATCTATCGGGCGGACGTTTCACAACAGGAAGAGATCACCTGCACGCTGCACGAGGAGCTGCTGCCGCCCGCGTACCGCAAGGACGTGCAGAAGATGATCGCGACGGCCGAGCGCAACAAGACTAAGAAAGTGTTCCAGTACAATACCGGGCTGGATTACTATCCTTTCCAGAAGTGA
- the LOC121587968 gene encoding 26S proteasome regulatory subunit 4 produces MGQNQSAGSGGDKDKDKDKKKKYEPPIPTRVGKKKRKAKGPDAALKLPQVTPHTRCRLKLLKLERIKDYLLMEEEFIRNQERLKPQEEKIEEERSKVDDLRGSPMSVGTLEEIIDDNHAIVSTSVGSEHYVSILSFVDKDQLEPGCSVLLNHKVHAVVGVLGDDTDPMVTVMKLEKAPQETYADIGGLDTQIQEIKESVELPLTHPEYYEEMGIKPPKGVILYGPPGTGKTLLAKAVANQTSATFLRVVGSELIQKYLGDGPKLVRELFRVAEEHAPSIVFIDEIDAVGTKRYDSNSGGEREIQRTMLELLNQLDGFDSRGDVKVIMATNRIETLDPALIRPGRIDRKIEFPLPDEKTKRRIFNIHTARMTLAEDVNLSELIMAKDDLSGADIKAICTEAGLMALRERRMKVTNEDFKKSKESVLYRKKEGTPEGLYM; encoded by the coding sequence ATGGGACAAAACCAGTCAGCGGGTAGCGGCGGGGACAAAGATAAGGATAAggataagaagaaaaagtacGAGCCACCGATCCCGACGCGGGTTGGCAAAAAGAAGCGCAAGGCAAAGGGACCCGATGCGGCCCTCAAGCTGCCCCAGGTCACCCCACACACGCGCTGCCGGCTGAAGCTGCTCAAGCTGGAGCGCATCAAGGACTATCTGCTGATGGAGGAGGAGTTCATCCGCAACCAGGAAAGACTGAAGCCGCAGGAGGAAAAGATCGAGGAAGAGCGCTCCAAGGTGGACGACCTGCGGGGGTCGCCCATGTCGGTCGGCACGCTGGAGGAGATCATCGACGATAACCACGCAATCGTGTCGACGTCGGTGGGCAGCGAGCACTACGTCAGCATCCTGTCGTTCGTCGACAAGGACCAGCTGGAACCGGGCTGCTCGGTGCTGCTGAACCACAAGGTGCACGCGGTGGTCGGAGTGCTGGGCGACGATACCGACCCGATGGTGACAGTGATGAAGCTGGAGAAAGCGCCGCAGGAAACGTACGCCGACATCGGCGGACTGGACACGCAGATCCAGGAGATCAAGGAATCGGTCGAGCTGCCCCTCACGCACCCCGAGTACTACGAGGAGATGGGCATCAAACCGCCGAAGGGTGTGATCCTGTACGGACCGCCGGGCACGGGCAAAACGCTGCTCGCGAAGGCGGTGGCCAACCAGACGTCCGCCACCTTCCTGCGAGTCGTCGGGTCGGAGCTGATTCAGAAGTATCTCGGCGACGGTCCCAAGCTGGTGCGCGAGCTATTCCGTGTGGCCGAGGAGCACGCCCCGTCGATCGTGTTCATCGACGAAATCGATGCCGTCGGAACGAAGCGGTACGATTCCAACTCGGGCGGTGAGCGCGAAATTCAGCGCACCATGCTGGAGCTGCTCAACCAGCTGGACGGGTTTGATTCGCGCGGCGATGTAAAAGTAATCATGGCCACGAATCGTATTGAAACGCTCGACCCGGCACTGATCCGTCCGGGGCGTATTGATCGAAAGATTGAGTTCCCGCTGCCGGACGAAAAGACCAAGCGACGTATCTTCAACATCCACACTGCCCGTATGACGCTGGCCGAGGATGTGAATCTGTCGGAGTTGATCATGGCGAAGGACGATCTGTCGGGCGCAGACATCAAGGCCATCTGCACGGAGGCGGGCTTGATGGCGCTGCGGGAGCGCCGAATGAAGGTGACCAACGAGGACTTCAAGAAGTCCAAGGAGAGTGTGCTCTACCGGAAAAAGGAGGGAACGCCCGAGGGACTTTATATGTAA